One window of Pseudomonas sp. ML2-2023-3 genomic DNA carries:
- a CDS encoding thioesterase family protein has product MPALTTYSTPILEEWVDYNGHLRDAFYLLIFSYATDALMDRMGLDSQNREASGHSLFTLEVHLNYLHEVKLGAQVEVRTQLIGHDKKRLHVYHSLHLAGDERVLAGNEQMLLHVDLAGPRSAPFGEHTLALLQAIEQQQRDLPKPEHVGRVIALPLP; this is encoded by the coding sequence ATGCCCGCGCTCACCACCTACAGCACCCCCATTCTTGAAGAATGGGTCGATTACAACGGCCATTTGCGCGACGCCTTTTACCTGCTGATTTTCAGCTACGCCACCGATGCCCTGATGGACCGCATGGGGCTCGACAGCCAGAACCGTGAAGCCAGCGGCCATTCACTGTTCACCCTGGAGGTGCACCTCAATTACCTGCACGAGGTGAAACTCGGGGCACAGGTTGAAGTGCGCACCCAACTCATCGGCCACGACAAAAAACGCCTGCATGTCTATCACAGCCTGCACCTGGCCGGTGATGAGAGGGTCTTGGCGGGCAATGAGCAAATGCTGTTGCATGTCGACCTGGCAGGCCCGCGTTCCGCGCCGTTTGGCGAACACACCCTGGCCTTGTTGCAGGCCATCGAGCAGCAGCAACGTGATCTCCCGAAACCCGAGCATGTGGGGCGGGTGATTGCCTTGCCCTTGCCTTAA
- a CDS encoding L-carnitine dehydrogenase, translating into MTFITEIKTFAALGSGVIGSGWVARALAHGLDVVAWDPAPGAEAALRKRVAKAWPALEKSGLAQGASQDRLRFVSTIEACVSEADFIQESAPERLDLKLDLHRRISAAAKPDALIGSSTSGLLPSEFYETSTHPQRCVVGHPFNPVYLLPLVEVVGGQKTAPEAIQAAIKVYQSLGMRPLHVRKEVPGFIADRLLEALWREALHLVNDGVATTGEIDDAIRFGAGLRWSFMGTFLTYTLAGGDAGMRHFMNQFGPALQLPWTYLPAPELSEKLIDDVVEGTTEQLGSHSIGALESYRDDCLLAVMEAVNATKLKHGIAIND; encoded by the coding sequence ATGACGTTTATTACCGAGATCAAAACCTTCGCCGCCCTTGGCAGCGGTGTCATCGGCAGCGGCTGGGTCGCTCGCGCCCTTGCCCACGGACTTGACGTTGTCGCCTGGGACCCGGCCCCCGGCGCCGAAGCGGCCCTGCGCAAGCGCGTCGCCAAGGCCTGGCCGGCGCTGGAAAAAAGCGGCCTTGCCCAAGGCGCATCCCAAGACCGGCTGCGCTTTGTCAGCACCATCGAAGCGTGCGTGAGCGAGGCCGACTTCATTCAGGAAAGCGCCCCCGAGCGGCTCGATCTCAAACTGGATTTGCACCGCAGAATCAGCGCTGCGGCCAAACCCGATGCCTTGATTGGCTCCAGCACGTCGGGCCTGCTGCCCAGCGAGTTCTACGAAACCTCCACCCACCCGCAGCGGTGTGTTGTCGGCCATCCGTTCAACCCGGTTTACCTGCTGCCATTGGTCGAAGTGGTCGGCGGGCAAAAAACCGCCCCCGAGGCCATTCAGGCGGCCATCAAGGTCTATCAATCCCTGGGCATGCGCCCCTTGCACGTGCGCAAGGAAGTGCCCGGCTTTATTGCCGACCGCCTGCTTGAAGCCTTGTGGCGCGAAGCGCTGCACCTGGTCAATGACGGCGTCGCCACCACCGGCGAGATTGACGACGCCATCCGCTTTGGCGCAGGTTTGCGCTGGTCGTTCATGGGCACCTTTTTGACCTATACCCTGGCGGGGGGCGATGCCGGGATGCGTCACTTCATGAATCAGTTCGGCCCGGCCCTGCAACTGCCCTGGACGTATTTGCCCGCCCCTGAGCTCAGCGAAAAACTGATCGACGACGTGGTCGAAGGCACCACTGAGCAACTGGGCAGCCACAGCATCGGCGCGTTGGAAAGCTATCGTGATGACTGCCTGCTGGCCGTAATGGAAGCGGTTAACGCGACCAAACTCAAACATGGCATTGCCATCAACGATTGA
- a CDS encoding 3-keto-5-aminohexanoate cleavage protein has protein sequence MNHDVIITCALTGAGDTSGRSPLVPVTPKQIAEAAVEAAKAGATVVHCHVRDPKTGQFSRDVALYRELMERIREADIDIIVNLTAGMGGDLHIGPGENPMEFGPHTDLVGPLTRLAHVEELLPEICTLDCGTLNFGDGDTIYVSTPAQLRAGAKRIQELGVKAELEIFDTGHLWFAKQMIKEGLLDDPLFQLCLGIPWGAPADTTSMKAMVDNLPANAVWAGFGIGRMQMPMAAQAVLLGGNVRVGLEDNLWLDRGVLATNGQLVERATEILSRLGARVLSPAEGRVKMGLTSR, from the coding sequence ATGAACCACGACGTCATCATCACCTGCGCACTCACCGGTGCCGGCGACACCAGCGGGCGCAGCCCTTTAGTGCCAGTCACGCCCAAACAAATTGCCGAAGCAGCCGTGGAAGCGGCCAAGGCCGGAGCCACGGTGGTGCATTGCCATGTACGTGATCCAAAGACCGGGCAGTTCAGCCGCGATGTGGCGCTGTACCGCGAACTGATGGAACGCATCCGCGAGGCGGATATCGACATCATCGTCAACCTCACAGCCGGCATGGGCGGTGACTTGCATATCGGCCCCGGCGAGAACCCGATGGAGTTTGGCCCCCACACGGATCTGGTCGGGCCGCTGACCCGTCTGGCTCACGTCGAGGAGTTGCTGCCGGAAATCTGCACCCTGGATTGCGGCACCCTGAACTTTGGCGACGGCGACACGATTTACGTCTCCACACCGGCGCAACTGCGGGCGGGCGCCAAGCGTATCCAGGAACTGGGCGTGAAAGCCGAACTGGAAATTTTCGACACCGGCCACCTGTGGTTCGCCAAACAGATGATCAAGGAAGGCTTGCTCGATGACCCGCTGTTTCAGCTGTGCCTGGGCATCCCGTGGGGGGCTCCGGCGGACACCACCAGCATGAAAGCCATGGTCGACAATTTGCCCGCCAACGCGGTGTGGGCCGGATTCGGGATTGGTCGCATGCAAATGCCGATGGCCGCGCAAGCGGTGCTGCTGGGCGGCAACGTTAGGGTCGGGCTGGAAGACAACTTGTGGCTGGATCGCGGGGTGCTGGCCACTAACGGGCAACTGGTGGAACGCGCCACTGAAATCCTCAGTCGCTTGGGCGCCCGGGTACTGAGCCCGGCAGAAGGTCGGGTGAAGATGGGGCTCACCTCCCGATAA
- the choX gene encoding choline ABC transporter substrate-binding protein → MKRLISCCLLVLSPCVLAAEDASCKNVRMGVVNWTDVIATSAMAQTLLDGLGYKTRQTSASQQIIFAGLRDKRLDMFLGYWNPIMNQSITPFVDAKQVTVLAEPSLKDARAMLAVPTYMADKGLKSFADIARFEKELGGKIYGIEPGSGANTQIKAMIEKNQFGLGKFQLVESSEAGMLSAVSRAVNRNEPIVFFGWTPHPMNINQKMTYLTGSEGALGPDEGLATVWTVTTPDYASRCPNVSRLLSNLTFSAEDESRMMQPLLDHKDAQVSARQWLKDHPHDLQRWLEGVTTVDGKPAAEHLKLSAK, encoded by the coding sequence ATGAAACGACTGATCAGCTGTTGCCTGTTGGTACTGAGCCCCTGCGTCCTGGCTGCTGAAGATGCATCGTGCAAGAACGTACGCATGGGCGTGGTCAATTGGACCGACGTGATCGCCACCAGCGCCATGGCGCAAACCCTGCTCGACGGTCTCGGCTATAAAACCAGGCAAACCAGCGCTTCACAGCAAATCATCTTCGCTGGCCTGCGCGACAAGCGGCTGGACATGTTTCTGGGTTACTGGAACCCGATCATGAACCAGAGCATTACCCCGTTCGTGGACGCCAAACAGGTCACGGTCCTGGCCGAGCCGAGCCTTAAAGACGCCAGGGCCATGCTCGCCGTTCCAACCTACATGGCTGACAAGGGGCTCAAGAGCTTTGCCGACATCGCCAGATTCGAGAAGGAACTGGGGGGCAAGATTTACGGGATCGAGCCGGGGTCCGGCGCCAATACCCAGATCAAGGCCATGATCGAGAAAAACCAGTTTGGCCTGGGCAAGTTCCAGCTGGTGGAGTCCAGTGAAGCCGGGATGCTCTCGGCGGTGTCACGCGCAGTGAATCGCAACGAGCCGATTGTGTTCTTTGGCTGGACACCGCACCCGATGAACATCAATCAGAAAATGACTTACCTGACCGGCAGCGAAGGAGCCCTGGGCCCGGATGAAGGCCTGGCCACGGTATGGACAGTCACCACCCCGGACTACGCCAGCCGCTGCCCCAATGTCAGCCGTTTGCTCAGCAACCTGACCTTCAGCGCCGAGGACGAGAGCCGCATGATGCAGCCGCTGCTCGATCACAAGGATGCACAAGTCTCGGCCCGCCAGTGGCTCAAGGACCATCCGCACGACCTTCAGCGCTGGCTTGAAGGCGTCACCACCGTGGATGGCAAACCCGCTGCCGAACACCTGAAGCTCAGCGCTAAATAA
- a CDS encoding GlxA family transcriptional regulator: MAQDFYFLLLPGFSSMGFISAIEPLRVANRFRGELYRWHVLSCEGGAVLASNGMSVNAEGGLGALEAGATLLVVAGFDPLTHVTPALNQWLRRLDNDGVTLGAIDTGSVVLAQAGLLDGYRLTLHWEALEAFKESYPALHVTQELFEIDRQRITCAGGTASIDLMLDLIAQAHGPELAIQVSEQFVLGRIRPRKDHQRMQVASRYGIHNKKLVQVIGEMEQHSEPPLSTSQLALGINVTRRQLERLFRLHLHDTPRNFYLGLRLEKARQLLRQTDMSVLDISIACGFESPSYFTRSYRARFGCAPRQDRVTGTTPSATPHTLP; this comes from the coding sequence ATGGCCCAGGACTTTTACTTCCTTCTGCTGCCCGGCTTTTCATCAATGGGCTTTATTTCGGCCATCGAACCGCTGCGGGTAGCCAACCGTTTTCGCGGCGAGCTGTACCGCTGGCACGTACTCAGTTGCGAGGGGGGCGCCGTGCTCGCGAGCAACGGTATGTCGGTCAATGCCGAGGGAGGGCTGGGGGCACTTGAAGCCGGTGCGACACTGTTGGTGGTGGCCGGTTTTGACCCGCTGACCCACGTGACACCGGCGCTTAATCAGTGGTTGCGACGCCTGGACAACGACGGAGTAACCCTGGGCGCCATCGACACGGGCAGTGTGGTACTGGCGCAGGCGGGCCTGCTCGACGGCTATCGGTTGACCCTGCACTGGGAGGCGCTGGAAGCGTTCAAGGAGTCATACCCCGCATTGCACGTGACTCAGGAGCTGTTTGAAATCGACCGCCAGCGCATCACCTGTGCGGGCGGCACCGCCTCCATTGACCTGATGCTGGACCTGATCGCCCAGGCCCACGGACCGGAGTTGGCGATCCAGGTTTCCGAACAGTTCGTGCTTGGCCGCATCCGCCCGCGCAAGGATCACCAGCGCATGCAGGTCGCCAGCCGCTATGGCATCCACAATAAAAAACTGGTGCAGGTCATTGGCGAGATGGAGCAACACAGCGAGCCGCCCCTGAGCACCTCGCAACTGGCGCTTGGCATCAACGTGACCCGGCGCCAACTGGAGCGCCTGTTCCGTTTGCACCTGCACGACACCCCGCGCAACTTCTACCTGGGCCTGCGCCTGGAAAAAGCCCGGCAACTGCTGCGCCAGACCGACATGAGCGTGCTCGACATCAGCATTGCGTGCGGTTTTGAATCACCGTCCTATTTCACCCGCAGCTACCGGGCGCGGTTTGGCTGCGCGCCGAGGCAGGACCGGGTGACGGGTACTACCCCTTCAGCAACGCCGCACACGCTGCCTTGA
- a CDS encoding DUF3010 family protein, with the protein MTICGIEIKGSEAIFALANQGLEHVANATKKIALDDDEDAASVKAFAAQMAAFVKANAITRIVIKKRSKKGEFAGGPITFKIEGLIQLLDDCEVQLLSPQTLNAQYKKHAFDLPASLNKYQHEAFKAACAALLKG; encoded by the coding sequence ATGACTATTTGCGGTATCGAAATCAAAGGCAGCGAAGCTATTTTCGCCCTCGCCAACCAGGGCCTTGAGCATGTGGCCAACGCCACCAAGAAAATCGCCCTGGACGACGATGAAGACGCCGCCAGCGTCAAAGCTTTCGCAGCGCAGATGGCCGCTTTTGTGAAGGCCAACGCCATCACCCGGATCGTGATCAAAAAGCGCAGTAAAAAGGGTGAGTTCGCCGGTGGCCCGATCACGTTCAAGATCGAAGGCCTTATCCAGTTGCTGGACGATTGCGAAGTGCAGCTGCTATCCCCGCAAACCCTCAACGCCCAATACAAAAAGCACGCCTTCGACCTGCCTGCCTCGCTGAACAAGTATCAGCATGAAGCGTTCAAGGCAGCGTGTGCGGCGTTGCTGAAGGGGTAG
- a CDS encoding lysozyme inhibitor LprI family protein, with product MKSILLALALITSGAHAADDADYNPCDAVENDRQTLACSVFSKNAAEQLLTENYEALQERMTTLYGNNATQLNNILSKIKAAQALWLHQRDADCAIAVFPATAGTEAFNIAQNDCMARISDDRSEFLESIGQD from the coding sequence ATGAAATCGATTCTCCTGGCCTTGGCGTTGATCACCAGCGGAGCCCATGCGGCCGATGATGCCGACTACAACCCGTGCGACGCGGTAGAAAACGACCGGCAAACCCTGGCGTGTTCGGTGTTCAGCAAAAATGCTGCCGAGCAGTTGCTGACCGAAAACTACGAAGCTCTGCAGGAGCGCATGACGACCCTGTACGGCAATAACGCGACCCAGCTCAATAACATCCTCAGCAAAATCAAGGCTGCCCAGGCGCTGTGGTTGCACCAGCGCGACGCCGATTGCGCGATTGCGGTATTCCCGGCCACTGCTGGCACCGAGGCATTCAACATCGCCCAAAACGACTGCATGGCCCGCATCAGCGACGATCGTTCTGAGTTTCTGGAATCGATCGGGCAGGATTGA
- a CDS encoding dipeptidase codes for MSPAELHADSIVIDGLIIAKWNRELFEDMRKGGLTAANCTVSVWEGFQATINNIVASQTLIRDNSDLVIPVKTTADIRRAKEQGKTGIIFGFQNAHAFEDQLGYIEIFKQLGVGVVQMCYNTQNLVGTGCYERDGGLSGFGREVVAEMNRVGIMCDLSHVGSKTSEEVILESKKPVCYSHCLPSGLKEHPRNKSDAELKFIADHGGFVGVTMFAPFLAKGIDSTIDDYAEAIEYTMNIVGEDSIGIGTDFTQGHGQDFFEMLTHDKGYARRLTSFGKIINPLGIRTVGEFPNLTETLLKRGHSERVVRKIMGENWVNVLKDVWGE; via the coding sequence ATGAGCCCAGCCGAGTTGCACGCAGACAGCATCGTTATCGACGGGCTGATCATTGCCAAATGGAACCGTGAACTGTTCGAAGACATGCGCAAAGGCGGCCTCACTGCTGCCAACTGCACCGTCTCGGTATGGGAAGGCTTTCAGGCCACGATCAATAACATCGTTGCCAGCCAGACCCTGATTCGCGACAACAGCGATCTGGTCATCCCGGTCAAAACCACCGCCGACATTCGCCGCGCCAAGGAACAGGGCAAAACCGGGATCATTTTCGGCTTCCAGAATGCCCATGCGTTTGAAGACCAGTTGGGCTACATCGAGATCTTCAAGCAGCTCGGGGTTGGCGTGGTGCAGATGTGCTACAACACCCAGAACCTGGTGGGCACCGGATGCTACGAGCGCGATGGCGGGCTTTCGGGTTTTGGCCGCGAAGTGGTGGCTGAAATGAACCGCGTCGGGATCATGTGCGACCTGTCCCACGTCGGCTCGAAAACCTCGGAAGAGGTGATTCTGGAATCGAAAAAACCGGTCTGCTACTCCCATTGCCTGCCGTCCGGCCTCAAAGAACACCCGCGCAACAAGTCTGATGCTGAACTCAAATTCATTGCCGACCATGGTGGTTTTGTCGGCGTGACCATGTTCGCGCCGTTTCTGGCCAAGGGTATCGATTCGACCATCGACGACTATGCCGAAGCGATCGAGTACACGATGAATATCGTCGGCGAAGACTCGATTGGCATTGGCACCGACTTTACCCAGGGCCACGGTCAGGACTTCTTCGAAATGCTGACCCACGACAAGGGCTATGCCCGCCGTCTGACCAGCTTCGGCAAGATCATCAACCCGCTGGGCATCCGTACCGTGGGCGAGTTCCCCAACCTTACCGAAACCTTGCTCAAGCGCGGTCACAGCGAGCGTGTGGTGCGCAAGATCATGGGCGAAAACTGGGTCAACGTCCTCAAAGATGTCTGGGGCGAATGA
- a CDS encoding DUF5943 domain-containing protein, translated as MAKIAPQLPIEVDSETGVWTSDALPMLYVPRHFFVNNHMGIEEVLGADAYAEILYKAGYKSAWHWCEKEAECHGLEGVAVFEHYMKRLSQRGWGLFTIQDIDLDKGTATIKLEHSCFVYVYGKVGRKVDYMFTGWFAGAMDQILQARGSDIRTVAAQVYSGSEEGHDHGLFVVKPL; from the coding sequence ATGGCTAAAATCGCCCCGCAACTGCCTATCGAAGTCGACAGCGAAACCGGCGTCTGGACCTCAGACGCGCTGCCGATGCTCTACGTGCCACGGCACTTTTTCGTCAACAACCACATGGGGATCGAGGAAGTCCTGGGGGCTGACGCCTACGCCGAAATCCTCTACAAGGCCGGCTACAAATCCGCCTGGCACTGGTGCGAAAAAGAAGCCGAATGCCACGGCCTCGAAGGTGTCGCCGTATTCGAACACTACATGAAACGCCTGTCGCAACGCGGCTGGGGCCTGTTCACCATTCAGGACATCGACCTCGATAAAGGCACCGCCACCATCAAGCTCGAACACTCCTGTTTCGTCTACGTGTACGGCAAGGTCGGGCGCAAGGTCGACTACATGTTCACGGGCTGGTTTGCAGGCGCTATGGACCAGATTCTGCAAGCGCGCGGCAGTGATATCCGCACCGTAGCCGCACAGGTCTACAGCGGATCGGAAGAAGGCCACGACCACGGCCTGTTTGTCGTCAAGCCGTTGTAA
- the dgcA gene encoding dimethylglycine demethylation protein DgcA, producing the protein MAFEAMFEPIQIGKLTIRNRVLSTAHAEVYATDGGMTTERYVQYYEEKAKGGIGLAICGGSSVVAIDSPQEWWSSVNLSTDRIIPHFQNLADAMHKHGAKIMIQITHMGRRSRWDGFNWPTLMSPSGVREPVHRATCKTIEPEEIWRVIGNYASAAGRAKKGGLDGVELSAVHQHMIDQFWSPRVNKRTDEWGGSFENRMRFGLEVLKAVRAEVGPDFCVGIRLCGDEFHPDGLSHEDMKQIAKYYDDTGMLDFIGVVGSGCDTHNTLANVIPNMSYPPEPFLHLAAGIKEVVKAPVLHAQNIKDPNQATRILEGGYVDMVGMTRAHIADPHLIAKIKMGQVDQIKQCVGANYCIDRQYQGLDVLCIQNAATSREYMGVPHIIEKTTGVKRKVVIVGAGPAGMEAARVAAERGHDVTLFEKKDAIGGQITTAARAPQRDQMAGITRWFQLELARLKVDLRLGTAADAATIMDLRPDIVVLAVGGHPFVEQNEHWGAAEGLVVSSWDVLDGKVEPGKNVLVYDTICEFTGMSVADYMADKGAQVEIVTDDTKPGVAVGGTSFPTYYRSLYPKEVIMTGDMMLEKVYREGDKLIAVLENEYTGAKEERVVDQVVIENGVRPDEELYYGLKPDSRNKGQIDVEALFAIKPQPCLSEAGDGYLLFRIGDCVAQRNVHAAIYDALRLCKDF; encoded by the coding sequence ATGGCGTTCGAAGCAATGTTTGAGCCGATTCAAATCGGCAAACTGACCATCCGCAACCGTGTGCTCAGCACCGCACACGCCGAGGTCTATGCCACCGATGGCGGCATGACCACCGAGCGTTACGTGCAGTACTACGAGGAAAAAGCCAAGGGAGGTATCGGCCTGGCGATTTGCGGCGGTTCATCGGTGGTGGCCATCGACAGCCCGCAAGAGTGGTGGAGTTCGGTCAACCTGAGCACCGACCGCATTATCCCGCACTTCCAGAACCTGGCCGACGCCATGCACAAGCATGGCGCCAAGATCATGATCCAGATAACCCACATGGGCCGTCGGTCCCGTTGGGACGGTTTCAATTGGCCGACCCTGATGTCGCCTTCCGGCGTGCGCGAACCGGTTCACCGCGCTACCTGCAAGACCATCGAGCCTGAAGAAATCTGGCGCGTGATCGGCAACTACGCCAGCGCCGCCGGCCGGGCCAAAAAGGGCGGGCTGGACGGTGTTGAACTGTCGGCCGTGCACCAGCACATGATCGATCAGTTCTGGAGCCCGCGAGTCAACAAACGCACCGATGAGTGGGGCGGCAGCTTCGAAAATCGCATGCGCTTTGGCCTCGAAGTGCTCAAGGCGGTGCGTGCTGAAGTCGGCCCGGACTTCTGCGTGGGCATCCGCCTGTGCGGCGACGAATTCCACCCCGATGGCTTGAGCCACGAGGACATGAAGCAAATCGCCAAGTACTACGACGACACCGGCATGCTCGACTTCATCGGTGTGGTGGGTTCGGGTTGCGACACCCACAACACCCTGGCCAACGTCATCCCGAACATGAGTTATCCACCGGAGCCGTTTCTGCATTTGGCTGCGGGTATCAAGGAAGTGGTCAAGGCCCCGGTGTTGCATGCACAGAACATCAAGGACCCGAATCAGGCGACGCGGATTCTGGAGGGGGGTTACGTGGATATGGTGGGCATGACCCGCGCCCATATCGCCGACCCGCACCTGATTGCCAAGATCAAAATGGGCCAGGTGGACCAGATCAAACAGTGTGTGGGCGCCAACTACTGCATTGACCGTCAGTATCAAGGCCTGGACGTGCTGTGCATTCAAAACGCGGCCACGTCCCGTGAATACATGGGTGTGCCGCACATCATCGAAAAAACCACCGGGGTTAAACGCAAGGTGGTGATCGTCGGCGCAGGCCCTGCCGGTATGGAAGCGGCGCGGGTGGCGGCTGAACGCGGGCATGACGTGACCCTGTTCGAGAAAAAGGATGCCATCGGCGGGCAAATCACCACGGCGGCCAGAGCCCCGCAGCGTGACCAGATGGCGGGTATCACGCGCTGGTTCCAACTGGAACTGGCGCGCCTGAAGGTTGACCTGCGCCTGGGGACGGCCGCGGATGCGGCGACGATCATGGACCTGCGCCCGGACATCGTGGTGCTGGCTGTAGGCGGGCATCCGTTTGTGGAACAGAACGAACACTGGGGCGCTGCCGAAGGGCTGGTGGTGAGCAGTTGGGACGTGCTCGACGGCAAGGTCGAGCCGGGCAAGAACGTGCTGGTGTACGACACCATTTGCGAGTTCACCGGTATGTCGGTGGCCGACTACATGGCGGACAAAGGGGCTCAGGTCGAAATCGTCACCGATGACACCAAGCCTGGCGTGGCGGTTGGTGGCACGTCATTCCCGACCTACTACCGCAGCCTGTACCCCAAGGAAGTGATCATGACCGGGGACATGATGCTCGAGAAGGTCTACCGCGAGGGTGACAAGCTGATTGCCGTGCTCGAGAACGAATACACCGGGGCCAAGGAAGAGCGCGTGGTGGATCAAGTGGTGATTGAAAACGGCGTGCGCCCGGACGAAGAGCTGTATTACGGGCTCAAGCCGGACTCGCGCAACAAGGGCCAGATCGACGTCGAAGCCTTGTTCGCGATCAAGCCGCAGCCATGCCTGAGCGAAGCGGGGGACGGCTACTTGCTGTTCCGCATCGGTGACTGCGTGGCCCAGCGCAACGTGCATGCAGCGATCTATGACGCGCTGCGGTTGTGCAAGGATTTCTGA
- the dgcB gene encoding dimethylglycine demethylation protein DgcB encodes MLTIVLPILLFAALVLAVIGAIRRMNMWRRGRPAKVDLLGGLLAMPKRYMVDLHHVVARDKYMANTHVATAGGFVLAAVLAILVHGLGLHNRILGYALLFATALMFIGALFVFKRRLNPPSRLSKGPWMRLPKSLLAFAASFFMLTLPVAGLLPENFGGWLLAAVLSVGVLWGVTELFFGMTWGGPMKHAFAGALHLAWHRRAERFGGGRSTGLKPLDLNDRAAPLGVEKPEDFTWNQLLGFDACVQCGKCEAACPAFAAGQPLNPKKLIQDMVVGLAGGTDANFAGSPYPGKPIGEHGGNPHQPIVNGLVDADTLWSCTTCRACVEECPMMIEHVDAIVDMRRFLTLEKGATPNNGAQVLDNLIATDNPGGFAPGGRMNWAADLNLDLMRDKPSADVLFWVGDGAFDMRNQRTLRAFVKVLKAAKVNFAVLGLEERDSGDVARRLGDEATFQALAKRNIQTLAQYRFTRIVTCDPHSFHVLKNEYGALGGDYLVQHHSTYMAELIDAGLLNLAADTGGSVTYHDPCYLGRYNGEYEAPRAVLRALGIEVKEMQRSGFRSRCCGGGGGAPITDIPGKQRIPDMRMDDIRETLAERVAVGCPQCTVMLEGVVEPRPLIKDIAELVADALIEGAVSAQPARRAAPEVIA; translated from the coding sequence ATGCTGACAATCGTTCTCCCCATTCTGTTGTTCGCGGCACTGGTCCTCGCCGTGATCGGCGCCATCCGTCGAATGAACATGTGGCGCCGTGGCCGCCCGGCCAAGGTCGATTTGCTGGGTGGCCTGCTGGCCATGCCCAAGCGCTATATGGTCGACCTTCACCACGTCGTTGCCCGCGACAAATACATGGCCAACACCCACGTCGCCACCGCAGGCGGCTTTGTGCTGGCGGCGGTGCTGGCGATTCTGGTGCACGGCCTGGGGCTGCATAACCGCATCCTGGGCTATGCCTTGCTGTTCGCTACGGCGCTGATGTTTATCGGCGCGCTCTTTGTGTTCAAACGCCGCCTCAACCCACCGTCGCGCCTGTCCAAAGGCCCCTGGATGCGCCTGCCTAAAAGCCTGCTGGCGTTTGCCGCAAGCTTTTTTATGCTCACCTTGCCGGTGGCCGGCTTGCTGCCTGAAAACTTTGGTGGCTGGCTGCTGGCGGCGGTGTTGAGCGTTGGTGTGCTGTGGGGCGTGACGGAGCTGTTCTTCGGCATGACCTGGGGCGGCCCGATGAAACACGCCTTTGCCGGCGCTTTGCACCTGGCCTGGCACCGGCGTGCCGAACGCTTTGGCGGCGGTCGATCCACCGGTTTGAAACCCCTGGACCTGAATGACCGCGCCGCGCCGTTGGGGGTGGAAAAACCCGAGGACTTCACCTGGAACCAGTTGCTCGGTTTCGACGCCTGTGTGCAGTGCGGCAAGTGCGAAGCTGCGTGCCCGGCGTTTGCCGCCGGGCAGCCGCTCAACCCCAAGAAGCTGATTCAAGACATGGTGGTGGGTCTGGCAGGTGGCACCGATGCGAACTTCGCCGGCAGCCCTTACCCTGGCAAACCGATAGGTGAGCACGGCGGCAATCCCCATCAGCCCATCGTCAACGGTCTGGTCGACGCGGACACGCTCTGGTCTTGCACCACTTGCCGGGCCTGTGTCGAAGAGTGCCCGATGATGATCGAGCACGTGGATGCCATCGTCGACATGCGCCGATTCCTGACCCTGGAAAAAGGGGCAACGCCTAACAACGGTGCCCAGGTGCTGGATAACCTGATTGCCACCGACAACCCCGGCGGTTTTGCACCGGGCGGGCGGATGAACTGGGCGGCGGATTTGAACCTCGACCTGATGCGCGACAAACCCTCGGCGGACGTGCTGTTCTGGGTCGGCGACGGTGCGTTCGACATGCGCAACCAGCGAACCCTGCGCGCCTTCGTCAAAGTGCTCAAGGCCGCGAAGGTCAACTTTGCCGTGCTGGGGCTGGAAGAACGGGACAGCGGAGATGTGGCCCGGCGTCTGGGGGATGAGGCCACGTTCCAGGCCTTGGCCAAGCGCAATATCCAGACCCTTGCGCAGTACCGCTTCACGCGCATCGTCACCTGCGACCCCCACAGCTTTCATGTGCTTAAAAACGAATACGGCGCCCTTGGCGGTGACTATCTTGTGCAGCATCACAGCACATACATGGCCGAGTTGATCGACGCAGGGTTGCTCAACCTGGCTGCGGATACAGGGGGCAGCGTGACCTATCACGACCCGTGTTACCTGGGCCGCTACAACGGCGAATACGAGGCGCCGCGCGCTGTGTTGCGAGCGCTGGGCATTGAAGTCAAAGAAATGCAGCGCTCGGGGTTTCGCTCCCGTTGCTGCGGAGGCGGTGGCGGTGCTCCGATCACCGACATCCCCGGCAAACAGCGTATTCCCGACATGCGCATGGATGACATCCGCGAGACCCTCGCCGAGCGCGTGGCAGTGGGTTGTCCGCAATGCACCGTCATGCTCGAAGGCGTGGTTGAGCCCCGTCCGCTGATCAAAGACATTGCCGAACTGGTAGCCGATGCCCTGATTGAAGGCGCCGTATCTGCCCAACCGGCCAGGCGCGCAGCCCCGGAGGTGATCGCATGA